The genome window GACGCTGACGAGAGTTGATTTGGTAGTGGTTTTGCCGACGCTGCCGACGACGGCAACGAGCTTGATGTGCGGATTATGCAGGAAGAACGCGGTGACAGAGCGGGCGAGAATGCGCGAGATGAGGGTTTTGAAGAGTCTCATGAGTATAGTATAGCATCTTTTGAATATGGGTAGTGAATCAGGAACTTGATTTTTTATCAAGTTTATGCTAATATTCACTACAGTTATGCTTAATCATGAACGGACATCAGCACGAAGGTTAGCACCACCTCGTTGGGGCAGGGTGGATGACATATTATATGCTGTCACAAAAACACCAGAATACCAAAAAACAATCAATGAGGTGAAGTCTCAAAGAGCTGAGCGACAGCCAGCACAAGAGAGTAATACCGAAGAGTGGGGTGCACGACTTATCGAAAGCTTGCCTAGTGTGCTGCGCGGAAAAGCGGTCACTCTTCTGGCTGCACAAGCCGTGTCGGAGTGAGTGGGGCGAACCCATAAATATGAGAGCGACCAAACTCGTCAATTAGCGCTTATGGCAGCGATACCAAATTGGCTGTTAGCGAAGCGACAGCTTGACAAACATGGCAAAACAATGGAACGCCCTGAGAAAAAGAAATTACTTGGTCCAATAATAGCATTTAACCATGCCCTTCGTAAGATAATCGACGCGGAACAATGTTCAGGGATGCAGCAGTTGATTAATTTTGTTAATGACATTGTTTTAATGATGAGTGAGAGCGAGGAGGTCGCTCGGTATGCAGAAAATGCAGCACAAATAACCCTCGTTGGTATGAGACAGGAAATTGCGGCAGAGAGCGTGCTAAGTTCAATGCAGGAAGTGCATGGCATCAGGGGTGCAAACGACGAGGAAGAACTGGACGGTATAGATATTGTCGTGAATTATAACGGTATTGAGGTTGGGATTGATATTAAATCAAGCCAAACTGCCGCTGATAAAGCAAATAGAGTCGCTAGAGAACATAGAGATACTAAGTACATGGCAGTGTGGTCTGGGTTTACCGGTTGTGATTTTGGTAGCAATCTCATTTTGGAGGATTGGCAGCTTAGAAATCAACAAGGCTATTATCGCTCCGTTATGGATGTAGTGATTCAGCAAGTTGGACATAATGTTGCATGATATATCAGAATAGTTTATAATACTAAAGATGCCTATACGTTCATATGATATTATCACCCCTGACGATTTAAACTCGGAAGCATTTCTGAGACAACAATATATAGAAGCGCTCAAGCGTAGCACTGAGATACCTGGCAAGGTAGGCGCGGTTGCACTTCGGTTGGTTGTGACTCCTAATTCTGATGGTAATGAGTTGGCGACACGGCGACACAAACAGAACGGTAGTGCTGAGACAATTATGCTAAATGCAACCATGGTGCTTGATGCAACGGGTTTTGATGAGTCCTCTATTCGAGCGACTGGAAATGTTACGGTTGGGACAGAGAAAGCAGTTTGTGGCCCGGGGAGGCTTGAAAAAGATAAGAATGATCAATTAAAACTGCATGTTAATGAAAAGCTGGCGAATCCGGAGGAACCAGGTGAGGCGGCTATGAAGTTCAATTTCTAGCACTCACGCTTGACGAGTGCTAATTTGGTGCGGTACAATGGGTGTATTGTTAACGAAATGGAGGATGATATGGATACACCTATCAAGCCTCTCGGCGACCGCGTGGTAGCGGTGCGCGAGGAGGCGAAGACGCAGACGGCTAGCGGATTATATTTGCCGGACAACGCCAAGGAGAAGCCAGTGGTGGCTGAAGTCAAAGCGGTTGGCGGTGATGTCAAGAGTGTAAAGGTGGGCGACAAGATTGTATATAAGGAATATTCGACCACGGATTTGAAAATTGACGGCACGGAATATTTGATCGTCCGCGAGGAAGATATTTTAGCAACGGTTGTTTGAGAAAAGGGGAGTTTTTATTATGGCAAAAAAAGTTTTTTACGATGATGATGCGCGCGCTCGCGTGTTGGGCGGTGCCGAGGCACTGTATAACGCAGTCAAGGTAACCTACGGGCCAAAGGGCCGCAATGTGGTGATTGCCAAGGGGTTTGGCGGACCAACCGTGACGCATGACGGTGTAACGGTGGCGGAAGGTATTGAGCTGGGTGAGCAAGACGACGAGACACTGGGTTATAAGGTCGGTGCTGATTTGATCAAACAGGCGGCCAAGAACTTGAACAAGCAGGCTGGCGACGGCACCACGACTGTGACGGTACTGACCTATTCGATTTTGAAGGAGGCTAACCGGTTGATCGCAGCGGGCCACAACCCAATGGAGCTGCGCAAGGGCATCGAGCAGGCCGGTGCGGAAATTGTCAAAGAGCTGAACAAATTAGCTGAGCCAATTGAAGGCAAGTCTGAGCGTGTGGCAGAAGTGGCAACCATTTCGGCGGGCGACGCGGAAATTGGCAAATTGATCGCTGGTGTCATCGAGAAAGTTGGTAAAGACGGCGTGGTAACGGTTGAGGCTGGCCAAGGTTTGGAGCTGGAGGCTGAGGTTGTTGAAGGCTTCAGCCTGGACAAAGGCTGGGTCAGTCCGTTCTTTGTCACCGACACCGGTCGGCAAGAGGCGGTTTATGAAAAGCCAGCGATTTTGATCACCGATAAGAAGATTTCCAGCGTGCAAGAGTTCCTACCAATGCTGGAAAAATTGGCACAAAGTGGGAAAAAGGATGTGGTGCTGATCGCTGATGAAGTTGAAGGTGAGGCGCTGAGTATCTTGGTGCTGAACAAGCTCAAGGGCGTGTTTAACACCGTGGCGGTCAAGGCACCAAGCTTTGGCGACCGCCGCAAGGAGATTTTACGCGATATCGCAGTGTTGACTGGCGCAACGGTGATTTCTGAGGATCATGGTTTGACGTTTGAGAATGCTGGCTTAGAGGTGTTGGGTTCGGCGCGCAAGGTGATTGTCGGTAAAGATGAAACCACCATCGTTGAGGGCGCGGGTAAGCCGTCAGCAGTGAAGGAACAAATCGCTCAGATCAAGGCGCTGTCCGACAATGCTTCCAGCGAGTACGAAAAAGAACAATTCGACAAGCGGGCAGCTGCCTTGAGCGGCAAGGTGGCCGTTATTAAAGTCGGCGGCGCGACCGAGACAGAAATTGACGAAAAGAAGTTCCGGGTGGACGACGCAGTGGCAGCGACCAAGGCAGCCTTGGCTGAAGGAATTGTCGCCGGTGGTGGCGTCACGCTGGTGAATTTGGCTGGCGGCTTGAAAGTGAGCGGTGCAGATAGCATCGCGGCTGGCCGGCAGATTCTAAAGGATGCCCTGAAGCAGCCGTTCCTACAGATTATGCGTAACGCTGGCTTGAATGCCGACGCGCTGCTAGCGCAAGTCGAGGCGGGCAAGGCTGGCTTTGGCGTTAATGTCATGGATCCGGAAGCAGGCCTGGTGGACGTCAAAAAAGCTGGCGTCATCGACCCAGCGCGCGTCACTAAGGAAGCAGTGCAGAACGCGGTATCTATCGCCTCAACCGCAGCAACCATGGGCGCACTGGTCGTCGACGTACCAGAGCCAGAAGCTCCAGCTGTGCCTGGTGGCATGCCAGGTATGGGGATGATGTAAGACTC of Candidatus Nanosynbacter lyticus contains these proteins:
- a CDS encoding MjaI family restriction endonuclease gives rise to the protein MAAIPNWLLAKRQLDKHGKTMERPEKKKLLGPIIAFNHALRKIIDAEQCSGMQQLINFVNDIVLMMSESEEVARYAENAAQITLVGMRQEIAAESVLSSMQEVHGIRGANDEEELDGIDIVVNYNGIEVGIDIKSSQTAADKANRVAREHRDTKYMAVWSGFTGCDFGSNLILEDWQLRNQQGYYRSVMDVVIQQVGHNVA
- a CDS encoding co-chaperone GroES; its protein translation is MDTPIKPLGDRVVAVREEAKTQTASGLYLPDNAKEKPVVAEVKAVGGDVKSVKVGDKIVYKEYSTTDLKIDGTEYLIVREEDILATVV
- the groL gene encoding chaperonin GroEL (60 kDa chaperone family; promotes refolding of misfolded polypeptides especially under stressful conditions; forms two stacked rings of heptamers to form a barrel-shaped 14mer; ends can be capped by GroES; misfolded proteins enter the barrel where they are refolded when GroES binds); its protein translation is MAKKVFYDDDARARVLGGAEALYNAVKVTYGPKGRNVVIAKGFGGPTVTHDGVTVAEGIELGEQDDETLGYKVGADLIKQAAKNLNKQAGDGTTTVTVLTYSILKEANRLIAAGHNPMELRKGIEQAGAEIVKELNKLAEPIEGKSERVAEVATISAGDAEIGKLIAGVIEKVGKDGVVTVEAGQGLELEAEVVEGFSLDKGWVSPFFVTDTGRQEAVYEKPAILITDKKISSVQEFLPMLEKLAQSGKKDVVLIADEVEGEALSILVLNKLKGVFNTVAVKAPSFGDRRKEILRDIAVLTGATVISEDHGLTFENAGLEVLGSARKVIVGKDETTIVEGAGKPSAVKEQIAQIKALSDNASSEYEKEQFDKRAAALSGKVAVIKVGGATETEIDEKKFRVDDAVAATKAALAEGIVAGGGVTLVNLAGGLKVSGADSIAAGRQILKDALKQPFLQIMRNAGLNADALLAQVEAGKAGFGVNVMDPEAGLVDVKKAGVIDPARVTKEAVQNAVSIASTAATMGALVVDVPEPEAPAVPGGMPGMGMM